The DNA window GCCGCCTTGTTCGAGGAGGCGGCGCTTCGCTGGCTCAAACAGGCGCTGCGACTTCCCGCCGGCGCCGAGGGCGCCCTTGTCGCCGGCGCGACGATGGCGAACTTCACTTGCCTTGCCGCGGCGCGGCACGAGGTCCTGATGCGTGCGGGGTGGGACGTCGAACGCCAAGGCCTGTTCGCCGCGCCGGAGGTTACCGTCATCGTCGGCGAGGAAGTCCATGCCTCCGTCGTGAAGGTCCTGGCGATGCTCGGCCTCGGGCGCGAGCGGCTGACGCGCGTCCCGGTCGACGGGCAGGGCCGGATGCGCCCCGAGGCGATGCCGGAGATCGCGGGGCCGACCATCCTTTGCCTGCAGGCGGGAAACGTGAACTCGGGCGCCTTCGACCCGGCCGCAACGATCATTCCCCGGGCCCGGGCCAAGGGCGCCTGGGTGCATGTCGACGGCGCATTCGGTCTGTGGGCGCGCGCCTGCCCGGGCCTCGCTGCGCTCGCAGAGGGCTTCGAGGCGGTGGATTCATGGGCAACCGACGCCCATAAATGGCTCAACGTTCCCTACGATTGCGGCGTGGCCCTGGTCCGGGAGCCCGAGCCGCTGCGCCGCGCCATGTCGGTCAGCGGCGCCTATATCGCGCCGAGCGGACGCCGCGACGCGATCGACGTGACGCCCGACAGCTCGCGCCGGGCCCGCGCCGTCGAGGTGTGGGCGGCGCTGAAATCGCTCGGGCGGTCCGGTCTTGCCGAAATGATCGAACGCAATTGCCGTCAGGCCAGATGGCTCGCCGGCGAGCTGTCCAAAGCCGGCATCGAGGTTCTCAACGATGTCGTGCTGAACCAGATCGTCGTTTCGTTTGGCGACGATGACCGCACCACGAGGGCGATCTCGGCACTTCAGCGCTCCGGTGAAATCTGGTGCGGCGGAACGACCTGGCGCGGCCGTGCCGGAATGCGGGTCAGCGTCAGCTCCTGGGCGACCAGGCAGGCCGACATGGAACGGGCCCTGAAGGCGATTCTGGCTGCGGGCCGTCAATAGGCCGTCGCCGAAGGTCCTTTCAGGCCTTCCCATTCGAGCGGGCAAGGCATTTGGCGCGAAAGCATTTGGCGGGCGTCTGCGGCCCTGATTGAATGGCCGCAGAAGAAAGCGGATTCGCATGATTTTCGATTTTCAATCCCGGATCGACATGGCCGCTCGGTGGCTGAACGAGAATGTGTTCTCGTATCAGGCCATGCTGCAGGGCTGGGCCTTCCTGCAGTTCGCGCTGATCGTGGCGCTTTATGTCTTCTCCGAGCTCCTGCACCGCTGGCTCGAGCCGCGCTTGGAGCAGCGGTTGCGCCAGATCCAGAACCAGCCGCGGTTGCTGCGCTTCCTGGCGCTCTTGCTGCGCCGCATCCGCTGGATCGCCTTCGCGTTCACGCTCTGGTTGAGCTACGCGATCCTGCGCGGGGTGACGTGGCACAGCCGCAGCTACTTCGTCGGCGTGGCGGTGAGCCTGGTCACCGCCTGGCTGATCCTGTCGGTCGGCTCGCGGATCATTCGCAACCGGACGCTGGCGCACACCGTCGCGATCGTCGCCTGGGCCGCCGCCGCGCTCAATATTCTCGGCCTGCTCGG is part of the Hyphomicrobiales bacterium genome and encodes:
- a CDS encoding aminotransferase class V-fold PLP-dependent enzyme; translation: MAKHTDEIRALLADAAERGMRYLAGVAERRVYPEARSIERLEDILKAPFPDRPTEASKVILLIDEFGSPATVASAGGRYFGFVTGGALPATVAANWLAGAWDQNSFSFVSSPAAALFEEAALRWLKQALRLPAGAEGALVAGATMANFTCLAAARHEVLMRAGWDVERQGLFAAPEVTVIVGEEVHASVVKVLAMLGLGRERLTRVPVDGQGRMRPEAMPEIAGPTILCLQAGNVNSGAFDPAATIIPRARAKGAWVHVDGAFGLWARACPGLAALAEGFEAVDSWATDAHKWLNVPYDCGVALVREPEPLRRAMSVSGAYIAPSGRRDAIDVTPDSSRRARAVEVWAALKSLGRSGLAEMIERNCRQARWLAGELSKAGIEVLNDVVLNQIVVSFGDDDRTTRAISALQRSGEIWCGGTTWRGRAGMRVSVSSWATRQADMERALKAILAAGRQ